From one Lactiplantibacillus paraplantarum genomic stretch:
- the tsf gene encoding translation elongation factor Ts codes for MAKISAAQVKELRDKTGVGMMDAKKALVETEGDMEKAVDVLREKGVAKAEKKSGRVAAEGIAAVAIKDNKAAIVEINCETDSVASTDKFKDLVAEVADKIAEEEPASVDDALALKTANGTVKDDVIETTQVTGEKISLRRFQVVEKGADQNFGSYIHNGGQIAALVVLDGADGATAKDVAMHVAAINPEYVNREQVPADRLAHEKDVLVKEALNEGKPEKIVEKMVEGRLNKWLSEISLDDQEFVKDSDQTVAHFVESKGGKVNSFIRFEVGEGIEKKADNFIDEVMNQIKD; via the coding sequence ATGGCAAAGATTTCTGCAGCACAAGTTAAAGAACTTCGTGATAAAACCGGTGTTGGTATGATGGACGCTAAAAAGGCGTTAGTTGAAACTGAAGGCGACATGGAAAAAGCCGTTGACGTTTTGCGTGAAAAAGGGGTTGCCAAGGCCGAAAAGAAGAGTGGCCGAGTTGCCGCTGAAGGCATTGCTGCCGTTGCCATCAAAGACAACAAAGCTGCCATTGTTGAAATTAACTGTGAAACTGACTCGGTTGCTTCAACTGACAAGTTTAAGGATTTAGTGGCTGAAGTTGCTGATAAAATTGCTGAAGAAGAACCTGCTTCAGTTGACGATGCCTTAGCTTTAAAGACGGCTAATGGCACGGTCAAAGACGATGTCATCGAAACGACTCAAGTAACTGGTGAAAAGATCAGCTTACGTCGTTTCCAAGTTGTTGAAAAGGGTGCTGATCAAAACTTTGGCTCATACATTCATAATGGTGGTCAAATTGCGGCGTTAGTTGTCTTAGATGGCGCTGACGGTGCGACTGCTAAGGACGTGGCTATGCACGTGGCTGCCATCAATCCTGAATACGTTAACCGTGAACAAGTCCCTGCTGATCGCTTAGCTCATGAAAAGGACGTTCTTGTTAAAGAAGCCTTAAATGAAGGTAAGCCTGAAAAGATCGTTGAAAAGATGGTTGAAGGCCGTTTGAACAAGTGGCTTTCAGAAATCAGCTTGGATGACCAAGAATTTGTTAAGGATTCTGACCAAACTGTGGCTCACTTTGTTGAATCAAAGGGTGGCAAGGTCAATTCATTCATTCGTTTTGAAGTTGGCGAAGGAATCGAAAAGAAGGCTGATAACTTTATCGACGAAGTTATGAACCAAATTAAAGACTAA
- the rpsB gene encoding 30S ribosomal protein S2, translating into MAIISMKQLLEAGVHFGHQTRRWNPKMKPYIFTERNGIYIIDLQKTVKMIDSAYNFVKDAAADDGVILFVGTKKQAQDSIEEEATRAGQYYVNHRWLGGTLTNWNTIQTRIKRLKDLKKMEADGTFERLPKKEVSLLMKQRAKLEKFLGGIEDMPRIPDVVFIVDPRKEQIAVKEAQKLNIPIVAMVDTNTDPDDIDVIIPSNDDAIRAVRLITSKMADAVIEGRQGEDEDVTEDSFKDSKDAKKSVDSLEDIVEAVEGDNNAKSDK; encoded by the coding sequence ATGGCTATTATTTCTATGAAACAATTGCTTGAAGCCGGTGTCCATTTCGGTCACCAAACTCGTCGTTGGAACCCAAAGATGAAACCATACATCTTTACGGAACGGAACGGCATCTACATCATTGACTTACAAAAGACGGTCAAGATGATTGATTCAGCTTACAACTTCGTGAAGGACGCTGCAGCTGATGATGGCGTTATCTTGTTTGTTGGGACTAAGAAGCAAGCCCAAGACTCAATCGAAGAAGAAGCAACCCGTGCTGGTCAATACTACGTTAACCATCGTTGGTTAGGTGGGACTTTGACTAACTGGAATACGATTCAAACTCGGATCAAACGGCTTAAAGACTTGAAGAAGATGGAAGCTGATGGGACCTTCGAACGTTTACCTAAGAAGGAAGTTTCATTGTTAATGAAGCAACGTGCCAAGCTTGAAAAATTCTTGGGTGGTATTGAAGATATGCCTCGGATTCCAGATGTTGTCTTCATCGTTGATCCTCGTAAGGAACAAATTGCGGTTAAGGAAGCTCAAAAGTTGAACATTCCGATCGTTGCCATGGTTGACACCAACACTGATCCAGATGACATTGATGTTATCATCCCATCAAACGATGACGCAATTCGTGCCGTTCGCTTGATTACTTCTAAGATGGCTGATGCTGTCATTGAAGGCCGTCAAGGTGAAGACGAAGACGTTACTGAAGATTCTTTCAAAGATAGCAAGGACGCTAAGAAGTCCGTTGACTCATTGGAAGACATCGTTGAAGCCGTTGAAGGCGACAATAACGCTAAGTCAGACAAATAA
- a CDS encoding HAD family hydrolase, whose product MIKAIIFDLDDTLYDQKSPFTTALTKTFNQRLSDPELAEIFNRFHDFNDRTFNQVTDAAMSLEAWQTARIRHALAPITGRISMDWAIQFEMAYQQALNHICLFNGLAATLTKLSHAFKIGIITNGPAPIQHQKLHQLQIEHFVHPDNIFISEELGIAKPDPSIFTTWAHQVGIKANEAVYVGDNAALDMTSAKHAGWQTFWFNHRQNEQMTPSVIPDQIIQSPAELNELLLALVQAASAS is encoded by the coding sequence ATGATAAAAGCCATCATTTTTGACCTTGACGATACGTTATATGATCAAAAATCACCATTCACGACTGCGCTAACCAAAACTTTTAACCAGCGTTTAAGCGATCCTGAATTGGCAGAAATTTTTAATCGGTTTCATGATTTTAACGACCGCACCTTCAATCAGGTGACGGACGCAGCCATGAGCCTAGAAGCCTGGCAAACAGCCCGTATTCGGCATGCTCTGGCACCCATTACTGGGCGTATCAGCATGGATTGGGCGATCCAATTTGAAATGGCCTATCAACAGGCCTTAAACCACATTTGTCTCTTCAATGGTCTCGCCGCAACGTTAACCAAGCTTAGCCACGCTTTCAAAATTGGTATCATCACAAACGGGCCGGCACCCATTCAGCATCAAAAATTACATCAATTACAAATTGAACATTTTGTGCACCCAGATAATATTTTCATTTCTGAAGAATTGGGCATTGCTAAACCAGACCCGTCGATTTTTACCACCTGGGCTCACCAGGTTGGCATTAAAGCCAACGAGGCCGTTTATGTCGGCGATAACGCCGCATTAGATATGACCAGCGCTAAACACGCCGGCTGGCAGACTTTTTGGTTCAATCACCGGCAAAATGAGCAGATGACGCCCAGTGTGATTCCGGATCAAATTATCCAGAGTCCAGCGGAATTAAACGAGCTACTACTAGCTTTAGTACAAGCTGCTAGTGCATCATAG